A window of the Streptomyces griseochromogenes genome harbors these coding sequences:
- a CDS encoding DUF1003 domain-containing protein: MAPERESARERTPAGATAATRHRTPRLDQPRPPRRRILPEWDPEAFGRLSEKIARFLGTGRFIVWMTVVIILWVLWNIVAPANLRFDTYPFIFLTLMLSLQASYAAPLILLAQNRQDDRDRVNLEQDRKQNERSIADTEYLTREIAALRMGLGEVATRDWIRSELQDVAKELEERRRHDGHVVFPTERAERSPGRDTDDR; the protein is encoded by the coding sequence ATGGCTCCTGAGCGCGAGAGCGCCCGCGAGCGCACCCCGGCGGGCGCCACGGCCGCCACCCGGCACCGGACACCCCGTCTGGACCAGCCGCGCCCGCCCCGGCGCCGGATCCTGCCCGAGTGGGACCCGGAGGCCTTCGGCCGGCTGTCGGAGAAGATCGCCCGCTTCCTGGGCACGGGACGCTTCATCGTCTGGATGACGGTCGTCATCATCCTGTGGGTGCTGTGGAACATCGTCGCGCCGGCGAACCTGCGCTTCGACACCTATCCGTTCATCTTCCTGACCCTGATGCTGTCGCTGCAGGCCTCCTACGCCGCCCCGCTGATCCTGCTCGCGCAGAACAGGCAGGACGACCGCGACCGGGTCAACCTGGAGCAGGACCGCAAGCAGAACGAGCGGTCGATCGCCGACACCGAGTACCTGACCCGGGAGATCGCCGCGCTGCGCATGGGCCTGGGCGAGGTGGCGACCCGCGACTGGATCCGCTCCGAGCTGCAGGACGTGGCCAAGGAGCTGGAGGAGCGGCGGCGGCACGACGGTCATGTCGTATTCCCGACAGAAAGGGCGGAACGGTCGCCGGGACGTGACACAGACGACCGTTGA
- a CDS encoding anti-sigma factor family protein produces the protein MSGSRPKPAQAQLAEQHLGDRLSALVDGELGHESRERVLAHLATCARCKAEADAQRRLKNVFAEAAPPPPSESFLARLQGLPGGGDADGDGTPSAGGGLFGRGPDAGVFGLRRGERFEFGYVPVGPHAGAAPASGAEERGFRIHPVGRSDADRSASRGLRFAFAAAGAVSLAAVALGGVTTAIPGDMAADARGGSGSGNVVPARSSGTGAGAATSDTQRRRPLGPLLAQGSSLLGQTPVAPTSMSAPLLPGVPDPGNGQVHDAVHDVTTPVMAGAAAVSPLIRPLSEISPFSLTSWTATPGATGSGPLPDPVPDTASAPSASPPVSSHKTP, from the coding sequence GTGAGTGGATCACGACCGAAACCTGCTCAGGCGCAACTCGCGGAGCAGCACCTGGGAGACCGGCTCTCCGCCCTGGTGGACGGAGAGCTGGGTCATGAGTCGCGCGAGCGTGTCCTCGCCCACCTGGCCACGTGTGCCCGGTGCAAGGCGGAGGCGGACGCCCAGCGTCGGCTGAAGAACGTTTTCGCGGAGGCCGCCCCGCCGCCGCCGTCGGAGAGCTTCCTGGCCCGTCTCCAGGGCCTGCCCGGGGGCGGTGACGCCGACGGCGACGGCACGCCCTCCGCCGGGGGAGGACTCTTCGGACGAGGCCCGGACGCCGGGGTCTTCGGACTGAGGCGCGGCGAGCGCTTCGAGTTCGGCTATGTCCCCGTCGGCCCGCACGCCGGTGCCGCTCCCGCCTCCGGTGCCGAGGAACGCGGCTTCCGGATCCATCCCGTCGGCCGGTCCGACGCCGACCGCTCCGCCTCGCGCGGACTGCGGTTCGCGTTCGCCGCCGCCGGTGCGGTGTCATTGGCCGCCGTCGCCCTCGGCGGCGTGACCACCGCCATCCCCGGCGACATGGCCGCGGACGCCCGCGGCGGCTCCGGCTCCGGCAATGTGGTCCCGGCGCGCTCGTCGGGTACCGGCGCGGGGGCGGCCACGTCCGACACCCAGCGTCGCCGCCCGCTGGGACCGCTGCTCGCCCAGGGCAGCAGCCTGCTCGGCCAGACCCCGGTGGCGCCGACCTCCATGTCCGCGCCCCTGCTGCCCGGAGTGCCGGACCCGGGCAACGGGCAGGTCCACGACGCCGTGCACGACGTGACCACTCCGGTGATGGCCGGTGCGGCCGCGGTCTCGCCTCTGATACGTCCGCTGAGCGAGATCTCGCCGTTCTCCCTGACCTCCTGGACCGCGACCCCCGGGGCGACCGGCTCCGGCCCGCTGCCCGACCCCGTCCCCGACACAGCCTCCGCTCCCTCGGCCTCCCCTCCCGTCTCCTCCCACAAGACGCCCTGA
- a CDS encoding Mrp/NBP35 family ATP-binding protein — translation MATEDAVREALATVNDPEINRPITELGMVKSVEIGEDGTVAVTVYLTVSGCPMRETITQRVTEAVSRVEGVTRVDVTLDVMSDEQRKELATALRGGQAEREVPFAKPGNLTRVYAVASGKGGVGKSSVTVNLAAAMAADGLKVGVVDADIYGHSVPRMLGVDGRPTQVENMIMPPSANGVKVISIGMFTPGNAPVVWRGPMLHRALQQFLADVYWGDLDVLLLDLPPGTGDIAISVAQLIPNAEILVVTTPQQAAAEVAERAGAIAVQTHQKIVGVVENMSGLPCPHCGEMVDVFGTGGGQLVADGLTRTTGATVPVLGNIPIDVRLREGGDEGKPVVLTDPDSPAGSALRAIAGKLGGRQRGLSGLSLGITPKNKF, via the coding sequence ATGGCTACGGAAGACGCGGTGCGCGAGGCACTGGCGACGGTGAACGACCCCGAGATCAACCGACCCATCACCGAACTCGGGATGGTCAAATCGGTGGAGATCGGGGAGGACGGCACGGTCGCGGTCACCGTGTACCTGACGGTCTCCGGCTGCCCCATGCGCGAGACGATCACCCAGCGTGTCACCGAGGCGGTCTCCCGGGTCGAGGGCGTCACCCGCGTCGACGTCACGCTGGACGTGATGAGCGACGAGCAGCGCAAGGAGCTGGCGACGGCCCTGCGCGGCGGCCAGGCCGAGCGCGAGGTCCCCTTCGCCAAGCCGGGCAACCTCACCCGGGTCTACGCGGTCGCCTCCGGCAAGGGCGGCGTCGGCAAGTCCTCGGTGACGGTGAACCTGGCGGCGGCGATGGCGGCCGACGGCCTGAAGGTCGGCGTCGTGGACGCCGACATCTACGGCCACTCGGTGCCGCGCATGCTCGGCGTGGACGGCCGTCCCACCCAGGTCGAGAACATGATCATGCCGCCGTCCGCGAACGGCGTGAAGGTCATCTCCATCGGCATGTTCACCCCGGGCAACGCGCCGGTCGTCTGGCGCGGCCCGATGCTGCACCGCGCCCTCCAGCAGTTCCTCGCCGACGTCTACTGGGGCGACCTCGACGTCCTGCTCCTCGACCTCCCGCCCGGCACCGGCGACATCGCGATCTCCGTGGCCCAGCTGATCCCGAACGCCGAGATCCTGGTCGTCACGACGCCTCAGCAGGCGGCGGCCGAGGTCGCCGAGCGGGCCGGCGCCATCGCCGTCCAGACCCACCAGAAGATCGTCGGCGTGGTCGAGAACATGTCCGGCCTGCCCTGCCCGCACTGTGGCGAGATGGTCGACGTCTTCGGCACCGGCGGCGGCCAGCTGGTCGCCGACGGCCTGACCCGCACCACGGGTGCGACGGTCCCGGTCCTCGGCAACATCCCGATCGACGTCCGCCTCCGCGAGGGCGGCGACGAGGGCAAGCCGGTCGTCCTGACCGACCCGGACTCCCCGGCGGGGTCCGCGCTGCGGGCGATCGCGGGGAAGCTCGGGGGGCGGCAGCGGGGCCTTTCCGGGCTGTCGCTGGGGATCACGCCGAAGAACAAGTTCTAG
- a CDS encoding magnesium transporter MgtE N-terminal domain-containing protein yields MAAGAPRIFVSHVAGVPVFDPTGDQVGRVRDLVVMLRVGRRPPRVLGLVVELSTRRRIFLPMTRVTGIESGQVITTGVVNVRRFEQRPTERLVFGELLDRRVKLVETGEEVTVLDLAVQQLPARRDWEIDRVFVRRGKKGGAFRRAKGETLTVEWSAVTGFSLEEHGQGAESLLATFEQLRPADLANVLHHLSAKRRAEVAAALDDDRLADVLEELPEDDQIEILGKLKEERAADVLEAMDPDDAADLLAELPEDDKERLLSLMEPADAAEMRRLMSYEEHTAGGLMTTEPIVLRPDATVADALARVRNPDLSPALAAQVYVCRPPDETPTGKYLGTVHFQRLLRDPPYTLVSSLVDDDLQALDPDAQLPVVAGFFATYDMVAAPVVDESGSLLGAVTVDDVLDHMLPEDWRETEFHLHDESGTADEGARTHGS; encoded by the coding sequence ATGGCAGCCGGCGCCCCCCGGATCTTCGTCTCGCACGTCGCCGGGGTCCCCGTCTTCGATCCGACGGGCGACCAGGTGGGCCGCGTGCGCGATCTGGTCGTCATGCTGCGCGTCGGACGACGGCCCCCGCGCGTCCTCGGACTGGTCGTCGAGCTGTCCACCCGGCGCCGTATCTTCCTGCCCATGACCCGGGTCACCGGCATCGAGTCCGGGCAGGTCATCACCACCGGCGTGGTCAACGTCCGCCGCTTCGAACAGCGGCCCACCGAGCGGCTGGTCTTCGGGGAGCTGCTGGACCGCCGGGTGAAGCTGGTGGAGACCGGCGAGGAGGTCACCGTCCTCGACCTGGCCGTACAGCAGTTGCCCGCGCGCCGGGACTGGGAGATCGACCGCGTCTTCGTCCGCCGGGGGAAGAAGGGCGGGGCCTTCAGGCGGGCCAAGGGCGAGACGCTGACCGTGGAGTGGTCGGCCGTCACCGGGTTCTCGCTGGAGGAGCACGGACAGGGCGCCGAGAGCCTGCTCGCCACCTTCGAACAGCTGCGCCCCGCCGACCTCGCCAACGTCCTGCACCACCTCTCCGCCAAGCGGCGCGCCGAGGTCGCCGCCGCCCTGGACGACGACCGCCTCGCCGACGTCCTGGAGGAGCTGCCGGAGGACGACCAGATCGAGATCCTCGGCAAGCTGAAGGAGGAACGCGCGGCCGACGTCCTGGAGGCCATGGACCCCGACGACGCGGCCGACCTGCTCGCCGAACTGCCGGAGGATGACAAGGAGCGGCTGCTGAGCCTGATGGAGCCCGCCGACGCGGCCGAGATGCGGCGCCTGATGTCGTACGAGGAGCACACCGCGGGCGGTCTGATGACCACCGAGCCGATCGTGCTGCGCCCGGACGCCACCGTCGCCGACGCGCTCGCCCGGGTCCGCAACCCGGACCTCTCCCCCGCCCTCGCCGCCCAGGTCTACGTCTGCCGCCCGCCCGACGAGACCCCGACCGGCAAGTACCTGGGCACGGTGCACTTCCAGCGACTGCTGCGCGACCCGCCGTACACCCTGGTCAGCTCGCTCGTCGACGACGATCTGCAGGCCCTGGACCCCGACGCCCAGCTGCCCGTCGTCGCCGGGTTCTTCGCCACGTACGACATGGTCGCCGCGCCCGTCGTGGACGAGTCCGGTTCACTGCTCGGCGCCGTGACCGTGGACGACGTACTCGACCACATGCTGCCCGAGGACTGGCGGGAGACGGAGTTCCACCTGCACGACGAGAGCGGGACGGCCGACGAGGGGGCGCGTACCCATGGCTCCTGA
- a CDS encoding trypsin-like peptidase domain-containing protein yields the protein MNEGNPTHVPPGEQQESASAGKAPLRPAERAEPLADGDFELAKPAPVASGSAENGVHASGVDASEAAVPGTAEQVVAGPVVAESGPDSLGETCGAGVPGASAAARPKPLHDPDPYSTPPYGEPGPWAPAPPVQHPAAAPAQGTAPTPPVTAHAPAQPTPPAPVHSAPPQAVPAAAPAPAPVPVTPPPAGPAEPGVSTPGAAGVAGPGPDAGSVPSPAPAGDPWQGYDPWAAPSAGQPPLAPGPLQQTGAAVLTEQQRRKRGRRMLLVWTLLVAVVSSGIGGLVGAYVEREGVGDVHLPQAGKVPADRAPNSVAGIAARALPSVVTLHVRGSDEAGTGTGFVLDTRGHILTNNHVVQPAASGGDISVTFSSGDTAKARIVGHDSGYDLAVVQVRGVRRLTPMPLGNSDGVRVGDPVVAIGAPFDLANTVTSGIISAKERPITAGGEKGDGSDVSYVDALQTDAPINPGNSGGPLLDSRAEVIGINSAIRSADEGSDSEDSQAGSIGLGFAIPINQAKRVAEELINTGHATHPVIGVTLDMGYTGDGARIDTKAGDGGPSVIKGGPGDRAGLRAGDVITEVDGQRVHSGEELIVKIRAHRPGDRLRLKVEHGDEREVSLVLGASEQN from the coding sequence ATGAACGAGGGGAACCCGACGCACGTCCCGCCGGGGGAGCAGCAGGAGTCGGCGTCGGCAGGGAAGGCGCCGCTCAGGCCCGCCGAAAGGGCCGAGCCGCTCGCCGACGGCGACTTCGAGCTGGCGAAGCCCGCGCCGGTCGCATCGGGAAGCGCGGAGAACGGTGTGCACGCGAGCGGCGTGGACGCGAGCGAGGCTGCCGTGCCGGGTACGGCCGAGCAGGTTGTAGCCGGGCCTGTGGTGGCCGAGTCCGGGCCGGACTCGCTCGGTGAGACGTGTGGGGCTGGTGTTCCGGGCGCGTCGGCTGCCGCGCGGCCCAAGCCTCTGCACGACCCCGATCCCTACAGCACCCCGCCCTACGGCGAACCGGGTCCCTGGGCGCCCGCGCCTCCGGTCCAGCATCCGGCGGCGGCCCCGGCGCAGGGGACGGCCCCGACGCCACCGGTGACCGCGCACGCACCGGCGCAGCCGACTCCGCCCGCGCCGGTGCATTCCGCCCCGCCTCAGGCCGTACCGGCCGCCGCCCCGGCCCCCGCGCCCGTCCCCGTGACCCCGCCCCCGGCAGGACCGGCCGAGCCGGGCGTCTCGACACCCGGGGCCGCGGGCGTGGCCGGGCCGGGACCGGATGCCGGTTCCGTTCCGTCGCCCGCACCGGCTGGCGACCCCTGGCAGGGCTATGACCCCTGGGCCGCTCCCTCGGCCGGACAGCCGCCCCTCGCGCCCGGACCGCTGCAGCAGACCGGTGCCGCGGTGCTCACCGAGCAGCAGCGCCGTAAGCGGGGACGGCGGATGCTCCTCGTCTGGACCCTGCTCGTCGCCGTCGTCTCCAGCGGCATCGGCGGGCTCGTGGGCGCCTATGTCGAGCGTGAGGGCGTGGGGGACGTACATCTGCCGCAGGCCGGAAAGGTGCCCGCCGACCGCGCGCCGAACAGCGTGGCCGGGATAGCCGCCCGGGCGCTGCCCAGCGTCGTGACGCTGCATGTACGCGGGTCCGACGAGGCGGGTACCGGCACCGGCTTCGTCCTCGACACCCGTGGGCACATCCTCACCAACAACCACGTCGTCCAGCCGGCCGCGTCCGGCGGCGACATATCCGTGACCTTCAGCAGCGGCGACACCGCCAAGGCCAGGATCGTCGGCCACGACAGCGGATACGATCTCGCCGTCGTCCAGGTCAGAGGTGTCCGCAGGCTCACCCCCATGCCCCTCGGCAACTCCGACGGAGTCCGGGTCGGCGACCCCGTCGTCGCCATCGGCGCCCCCTTCGACCTGGCCAACACCGTCACCTCGGGCATCATCAGCGCCAAGGAACGGCCCATCACGGCAGGCGGCGAGAAGGGCGACGGAAGCGATGTGTCCTACGTCGACGCCCTGCAGACCGACGCCCCGATCAACCCGGGCAACTCCGGCGGCCCCCTCCTCGACTCCCGGGCCGAGGTCATCGGCATCAACTCCGCCATCCGCTCCGCCGACGAGGGCTCCGACTCCGAGGACAGCCAGGCCGGCTCGATCGGACTCGGCTTCGCCATCCCCATCAACCAGGCCAAGCGGGTCGCTGAGGAACTGATCAACACGGGTCATGCGACCCACCCCGTCATCGGCGTCACCCTCGACATGGGCTACACCGGCGACGGCGCCCGCATCGACACCAAGGCCGGTGACGGCGGCCCCTCCGTCATCAAGGGCGGCCCCGGAGACCGGGCCGGCCTCAGGGCGGGCGACGTGATCACCGAGGTCGACGGGCAGCGTGTCCACTCCGGTGAGGAACTGATCGTCAAGATCCGCGCCCACCGGCCCGGCGACCGGCTGCGCCTGAAGGTCGAGCACGGTGACGAGCGGGAGGTCTCACTCGTGCTGGGCGCTTCGGAGCAGAACTGA
- a CDS encoding magnesium and cobalt transport protein CorA: MSMIRDLRAVVRTSSRPSLRKETSASYDTTRDPATPSAVVDCAVYRDGSRVPSAKPLTPHEAMRQVRRDGGFVWIGLHEPTEAEFAGIAAEFGLHPLAVEDAVQAHQRPKLERYDDSLFTVFKTIHYVEHDELTANSEVVETGEVMCFTGRDFFITVRHGGQGSLRALRHRLQDEPELLAKGPSAVLHGIADHVVDGYIAVADAVQDDIDEVETEVFSPGRRGGVSRGVDSARIYQLKREVLEFKRAVAPLLRPMQLLSERPMRLVDPDIQKYFRDVADHLARVQEQVLGFDELLNSILQANLAQASVAQNEDMRKITAWAAIIAVPTMVCGVYGMNFKYMPELHWKYGYPVIMGITVVLCMGIHRTLKRNGWL; the protein is encoded by the coding sequence ATGTCGATGATCCGCGACCTGCGCGCCGTGGTCCGTACGTCGTCCCGTCCCTCGCTCCGCAAGGAGACGAGCGCGTCGTACGACACCACGCGCGACCCCGCGACGCCCTCGGCCGTCGTCGACTGCGCCGTCTACCGCGACGGTTCGCGTGTCCCGAGCGCCAAGCCGCTGACCCCGCACGAGGCGATGCGGCAGGTGCGCCGTGACGGCGGGTTCGTATGGATCGGCCTCCACGAGCCGACCGAGGCGGAGTTCGCGGGTATCGCCGCCGAGTTCGGGCTGCACCCGCTGGCCGTCGAGGACGCGGTCCAGGCCCACCAGCGGCCCAAGCTGGAGCGGTACGACGACTCGCTCTTCACCGTCTTCAAGACCATCCACTACGTCGAGCACGACGAGCTGACCGCCAACAGCGAGGTGGTCGAGACCGGCGAGGTCATGTGCTTCACCGGCCGGGACTTCTTCATCACCGTGCGGCACGGCGGCCAGGGCTCGCTGCGGGCGCTGCGGCACCGGCTGCAGGACGAGCCCGAACTGCTCGCGAAGGGCCCCTCGGCCGTGCTGCACGGCATCGCCGACCATGTCGTGGACGGCTACATCGCGGTGGCCGACGCGGTGCAGGACGACATCGACGAGGTGGAGACCGAGGTCTTCTCACCGGGCCGCCGGGGTGGTGTCTCGCGGGGTGTGGACTCGGCGCGGATCTACCAACTCAAGCGTGAGGTACTGGAGTTCAAGCGGGCGGTGGCCCCGCTGCTGCGGCCGATGCAGCTGCTGAGCGAGCGGCCGATGCGGCTGGTCGACCCGGACATCCAGAAGTACTTCCGGGACGTCGCCGACCATCTCGCCCGGGTCCAGGAGCAGGTGCTGGGCTTCGACGAACTCCTCAACTCCATCCTCCAGGCCAACCTCGCGCAGGCGTCGGTCGCGCAGAACGAGGACATGCGCAAGATCACCGCCTGGGCGGCGATCATCGCCGTGCCGACGATGGTGTGCGGGGTGTACGGCATGAACTTCAAGTACATGCCCGAGCTGCACTGGAAGTACGGGTACCCGGTGATCATGGGCATCACCGTCGTCCTGTGCATGGGCATCCACCGCACGCTCAAGCGCAACGGCTGGCTGTGA
- a CDS encoding DUF6185 family protein: MTGIRWWRLLSLVAVAVMWWGCSTAQAQQNHYTECRADQLDTGHAEATIHFKPHDEEFIRVVSEMTVSVPMEWSLARPLTFSTKSDDYRKAMRCLLRGQKHQPHDQEWRSHGPKVTTEDDKVTVQYESYAWIKSYKLIQLGPWEIQKFKGDTWNVCLKPPSTLQNIPWTKVTADLSDLKFSDSSSHSSSIENQSLTWLNQPPSHVLFDVELPWQRWWILSYDQSPWSSVGVAAWWVCASIAIALAAFYAQRAYASPASGMRGSGWRVGFIGGWRNEGLVRAVLQWALFSGTVALTLILLIKMPKLLEPRWRVLLCILAGLALVLVARPWSRGMESQAPDVRADEATGPDPDQRRQARAVIVTASTVAAIGLLVVLSPGLFGLSQHLEPRESLALGRTGLALKGLATVWLWLAAMVAWAWRFAREGGLVRARWVLKYDKAPVRWTVAVGVLLGGIAGALLWCIWKTIERQLERIYWLTDQSPASKRHYIDDRLIRFSFTDLLWIFSCSWFLTGIMLISLLRFRVQAQRTRPGHEQEQFSLGPNRPELVLTVAIFAFAVGLRGATFVGVNAQYAAWFLLNICSLVMVLVVGRKRSVLRQLGRHFYTQRLDTDKHRKELMAKAHQYRNLNHQAYLLDHGRATGITTYQLEDRLHKLRQWLVDGCGSKKCPPNQISVLDVALSWGPEDHWWSNASRAARLAFWFGLPASASLVFLNVRGSFNWTRILFEPVRIPEVVVSAISYQVAWAGAGFVLGALWRLLPGRRGTVRAWSVTVAYALPAGLVFLFIRLTDFIRLSNSGSMYLLLFSLLMLTILTLTGIWMDTATFSEEREFWPSRFTLLLSLYQVRGFSGQIALLLTQVTAVAAIYRDLVPK, translated from the coding sequence ATGACGGGGATCCGGTGGTGGCGGCTACTGTCGCTGGTGGCTGTGGCGGTGATGTGGTGGGGATGCTCGACGGCTCAGGCGCAGCAGAATCACTACACCGAGTGCCGGGCGGATCAACTCGATACCGGCCACGCGGAAGCAACGATCCATTTCAAGCCGCATGACGAAGAATTCATCAGAGTAGTTTCAGAAATGACCGTGTCAGTACCCATGGAATGGAGTCTGGCAAGACCCCTGACGTTCAGCACGAAGTCTGATGACTACCGGAAGGCGATGCGTTGTCTGCTGCGCGGGCAGAAACATCAGCCACACGACCAGGAATGGCGCTCCCATGGCCCCAAGGTAACCACCGAGGACGACAAGGTCACGGTGCAGTACGAATCCTACGCCTGGATCAAGAGCTACAAACTCATCCAGCTCGGCCCTTGGGAGATCCAGAAGTTCAAGGGAGATACATGGAATGTCTGCCTAAAGCCGCCGTCGACGTTGCAAAATATTCCCTGGACCAAGGTCACTGCCGATCTCAGCGACCTCAAGTTCAGTGATAGCTCTAGCCATTCGTCATCTATCGAAAACCAAAGTCTGACCTGGCTTAATCAGCCACCGAGTCACGTCCTTTTCGACGTCGAACTACCGTGGCAGCGCTGGTGGATCCTCAGCTACGACCAGTCTCCTTGGAGTTCGGTAGGTGTCGCCGCATGGTGGGTGTGTGCCTCGATTGCGATCGCACTGGCCGCGTTCTACGCCCAACGAGCTTATGCATCACCGGCGTCGGGCATGCGAGGATCAGGGTGGCGAGTCGGATTCATCGGCGGTTGGCGCAACGAAGGCCTTGTGCGGGCAGTTCTGCAGTGGGCCCTGTTCAGCGGGACAGTGGCCCTGACGCTGATTCTGCTCATCAAGATGCCGAAACTCCTCGAACCACGATGGCGCGTACTCCTCTGTATCTTGGCCGGCCTGGCTCTGGTCCTCGTCGCCCGCCCGTGGTCACGCGGCATGGAATCACAAGCTCCCGACGTCAGGGCGGACGAGGCCACCGGCCCCGACCCTGACCAGCGTCGCCAGGCTCGCGCCGTCATCGTCACCGCATCGACGGTGGCAGCGATCGGATTGCTCGTAGTCCTGTCCCCAGGCTTGTTCGGCCTGTCGCAGCACCTGGAGCCACGGGAATCGCTCGCCTTGGGCCGAACCGGACTCGCGCTGAAGGGTCTGGCGACAGTGTGGTTGTGGCTGGCAGCCATGGTCGCGTGGGCATGGCGCTTCGCGCGGGAGGGAGGGCTGGTCCGCGCGCGCTGGGTCCTGAAATACGACAAGGCGCCGGTCCGCTGGACCGTAGCTGTCGGGGTGTTGTTGGGCGGAATTGCTGGAGCCTTGCTCTGGTGCATCTGGAAGACAATCGAACGCCAGTTGGAACGCATCTACTGGCTCACCGACCAGAGCCCAGCCTCGAAGCGCCATTACATCGATGACAGACTGATCAGATTCTCCTTCACCGACCTCCTCTGGATTTTCTCCTGCAGCTGGTTCCTGACCGGTATCATGCTCATCTCCCTGCTGCGTTTTCGTGTCCAGGCCCAACGCACCCGACCCGGCCATGAACAGGAGCAGTTCTCATTGGGACCGAACAGGCCAGAGCTGGTACTCACGGTAGCGATCTTCGCCTTCGCCGTGGGGCTCAGGGGTGCCACGTTCGTGGGCGTCAACGCGCAGTACGCGGCCTGGTTCCTGCTGAACATCTGCTCGCTGGTCATGGTTCTTGTCGTGGGAAGGAAACGGTCAGTGCTGAGACAGCTGGGACGGCACTTCTACACTCAGAGGCTGGACACCGATAAGCATCGGAAAGAGCTGATGGCAAAAGCCCATCAGTACCGGAATCTGAATCACCAGGCCTACCTGCTGGACCACGGGCGCGCCACTGGCATCACGACCTACCAATTGGAGGATCGCCTCCATAAACTACGCCAGTGGCTGGTTGACGGATGCGGCTCCAAGAAATGCCCACCCAACCAGATTTCGGTACTGGATGTCGCCCTGTCCTGGGGGCCAGAAGACCATTGGTGGTCCAACGCGTCGCGTGCCGCGCGCCTGGCATTCTGGTTCGGACTCCCGGCCAGCGCCTCCCTGGTATTTCTGAACGTGCGGGGTTCCTTTAATTGGACACGAATTCTCTTTGAGCCAGTCAGGATTCCGGAGGTCGTCGTGAGTGCGATCTCCTATCAGGTGGCGTGGGCAGGCGCCGGCTTCGTCCTTGGCGCACTATGGCGGCTGCTGCCCGGCCGCCGAGGTACCGTGCGCGCATGGAGTGTGACCGTTGCCTACGCCCTGCCCGCAGGCCTGGTTTTCCTGTTCATCAGGCTCACCGACTTCATCCGCCTCTCCAACTCGGGCTCCATGTATCTACTCCTCTTTTCCCTGCTCATGCTCACCATCCTGACGCTCACCGGCATCTGGATGGATACGGCTACTTTCAGTGAGGAGCGCGAGTTCTGGCCCAGTCGCTTCACCCTGCTCCTGTCGCTCTACCAGGTACGAGGCTTCTCCGGACAAATCGCGTTGCTTCTTACTCAAGTCACGGCCGTTGCCGCCATCTATCGCGACTTGGTCCCCAAATAG
- a CDS encoding suppressor of fused domain protein, with protein sequence MVDVLPLVEARLSTALGAPDARAAVTFLGTDRIEVLRFRDSDQEGAVVRYATLGMSAHPMTDPTAMLADPVKGPRAELVLTVRAGLAETDKVLRALAVLAASPQVEGVVVAPGASLDVGDPLWPGAPFSSVLVGEPGGLVEDLELDAPMDPVRFLPLLPMTANEAAWKRVHGAQALQERWLTKGTDLRDPARKSVPLD encoded by the coding sequence ATGGTTGATGTTCTTCCTCTGGTCGAGGCACGGTTGAGCACCGCGCTGGGCGCACCGGACGCGCGCGCCGCGGTCACCTTCCTCGGCACGGACCGCATCGAGGTGCTCCGCTTCCGGGATTCCGATCAAGAGGGAGCCGTGGTCCGTTACGCCACGCTCGGCATGTCCGCGCACCCCATGACGGACCCCACGGCGATGCTCGCCGACCCCGTCAAGGGCCCCCGCGCCGAGCTGGTCCTGACGGTCCGCGCGGGCCTCGCGGAGACCGACAAGGTACTCCGCGCGCTCGCCGTACTCGCCGCGTCCCCGCAGGTGGAAGGCGTGGTGGTGGCCCCTGGCGCCTCCCTGGACGTGGGTGACCCACTGTGGCCCGGCGCCCCCTTCTCCTCGGTCCTGGTGGGCGAACCCGGCGGTCTCGTCGAGGACCTGGAGCTGGACGCGCCGATGGATCCCGTACGGTTCCTGCCGCTGCTGCCGATGACCGCGAACGAGGCCGCCTGGAAGCGGGTGCACGGCGCGCAGGCCCTCCAGGAGCGCTGGCTCACGAAGGGCACGGACCTGAGGGATCCGGCCCGCAAGTCCGTCCCGCTCGACTGA
- a CDS encoding sec-independent translocase has protein sequence MFNDIGPLELVTIIVLAVLVFGPDKLPKVIQDVTRTIRKIREFSESAKHDIRSELGPEFKDFEFEDLNPKTFIRKQLDNDDLGLKEIRNGFDLKKEMAEVTDAVNGRESETSASSASPSSSAPSAGGRIDMTKQPEEPGKDDRPPFDADAT, from the coding sequence GTGTTCAATGACATAGGACCACTCGAGCTGGTGACGATCATTGTGCTCGCCGTGCTCGTCTTCGGTCCGGACAAACTCCCGAAGGTCATCCAGGACGTGACGCGCACGATCCGGAAGATCCGCGAGTTCTCCGAGAGCGCCAAGCACGACATCCGTAGCGAGCTGGGCCCGGAGTTCAAGGACTTCGAGTTCGAGGACCTCAACCCCAAGACGTTCATCCGCAAGCAGCTGGACAACGACGATCTGGGGCTGAAGGAGATCCGCAACGGCTTCGACCTGAAGAAGGAGATGGCCGAGGTCACGGACGCCGTCAACGGCCGCGAGAGCGAGACCTCGGCCTCCTCCGCGTCCCCCTCGTCCTCGGCGCCTTCGGCGGGCGGGCGCATCGACATGACCAAGCAGCCCGAGGAGCCCGGCAAGGACGACCGTCCGCCTTTCGACGCGGACGCCACCTAG